The Thermofilaceae archaeon region AGTTGGCGGGAAGCTTCCTGGCTTCTTCCACCTTCCGCAGGACTGCGCTTAGCTGTTGAGCTAGCTTCTCGTACTCTCGGATTCCAGCTTCGGTGAGCTCAGCTTTCACTTCTAGGATTCGGGGGCCGCTGCCGAGCCCCCTCCAGAGGCGTACGTAACCCTTCTCGTGGAGCCTGCGTATGTTGCTGTCCAGGTCCCCCCACGTGAGGTTAAGAGTTCGCCTTAGCTCCCTGAGGCTCATCGGCCCGATCGCGTAGAGGAGGCTGACGATCGCAAACCTTTTGGGGTTGAGCAGATCCGAGTCAACCTCGTGCAGGAGCCCGGAGAGCTCCTCCATCCTAACCCACGAGACCCCTCCTAGCCTTGTATAGTGCTATGAAGGCGGCAAAAGTGTAGCTGGTGAGCATGAAGGATAGAGCTAGCGTCCAAGCAGCGAGTGGCGATTTACCAACTATGATGAAGATGAGAGGGGAGGTCAACAGCGTAAGTACCGATGAGGCGAGGAAGGGCATAGCCAGGACTTCGCCACGCCGGTAGGATTCTCTCTCGATGAAGACGTGAACGAGGAGCAGTGAGACCGCGAGCGCGGGGTACCAAGCTACGGAGTACATGTACGGTGGCAGGCGCATGGAATACGTGATAACGAAAGGCACGGCGAAGAACAGCCCGAAGTACTTGCCTCGAGTCCTCCAGACCTGGGAAGTGGCACTCGGGGAGGCAACCCCACTCACGTAGGCAGCTAGGAGCACGACTGGTATAAGGATGAGGAGAGCGGCCACCCAGAACAGAAGTAGCTCATCAAGGTCGAACAGGAAAGCCAAGGATATCACCGCCAGCCAGTAGGCGCAAATTATCGTGGCGTTGAAGAGGAACGCGTAAGCCATCTGGACCGTTAGGAAGTACCTTCTCATCTTCTGAGCTAGATCTGCTAGCGCGACCGCGTTACCCAGCTCGAAGCCCTCCGTCTTCATGCTCCCTACCAGCTAACCAACCTCCTCCATCGGGATTCCGGTAACCCTCTTCGCCAGGAGGAGGGATGCAAGGGCGAGCGAGAGTATCCAGGCAAAAGTTGAGATCAGAGCTGGGAGCGGCTCGACGACCGTGGCAGCGCCAGGATTCCGCCAGGGTTGATAGGGGATCCATCCTCCCGCTACGGGATCGATGCTTGATGCAGAGCTGACAACTAGAGGGGCCAATGGGGCTATGGGTAGCGCGTAAACCAGTTTCCCGGGGTCTAGCCAGAGCGTCGCGTAGATGCCGAAGCCGATCATCATGGGTAGCATGTTCAAAAGCTGCGATCTAGGCTTTCTTAACGCGAGCATAACCGTGCAGAGTAGGTAGCTAAGCCAGTACCACTCAACACCGGCCAACACTATGTAGGCGAGAAGTTCCACCGGCTTCTCGGGGAACAGGAGGATGTTGAATCTCAGGTACATGAGCCCTGTTACAGCCGCTACGACGGCTAAAGTGTACGAGATTATCGCCGCGACCCCGGAGACGAAATCTTCGAGAAGGAGCCTAAAAGGCGTAAGCCGCGAGAAGCGCACGACGAATGCTGAAGCGCTGGAGGAGTAAAGCTTGTAGGAGGTTAACCCGATTGCGACTGAGGACATTGAGAGCACGCCGAGGTACGAGTAGCCGAGCGCTGATACTACTTTGAGAACCTGCTCGAGCACTTCGCGGGGTGGTAGGGGTTCTTCCACGCGGAGGAATACGTAAACCCACATTACGGC contains the following coding sequences:
- a CDS encoding MarR family winged helix-turn-helix transcriptional regulator, with the translated sequence MEELSGLLHEVDSDLLNPKRFAIVSLLYAIGPMSLRELRRTLNLTWGDLDSNIRRLHEKGYVRLWRGLGSGPRILEVKAELTEAGIREYEKLAQQLSAVLRKVEEARKLPANCDQSSPAQASR